A single window of Microbispora hainanensis DNA harbors:
- a CDS encoding DUF779 domain-containing protein, which yields MPEVSRVDLTPAAADLIRRLRAAHGPLMFHQSGGCCDGSAPMCYLEGEFRTGSSDVLLASLAVEGVDEPVTFWMSASQFERWRHTHLTVDVVPGRGSGFSLEAPEGVRFLIRSRLLTDAERAALDS from the coding sequence ATGCCCGAGGTGTCCCGCGTGGACCTCACCCCCGCGGCCGCCGACCTCATCCGGCGGCTGCGGGCGGCCCACGGCCCGCTGATGTTCCACCAGTCCGGCGGCTGCTGCGACGGCAGCGCGCCGATGTGCTATCTGGAGGGCGAGTTCCGCACCGGCTCCTCCGACGTGCTGCTCGCCTCACTCGCCGTCGAGGGCGTCGACGAGCCGGTCACGTTCTGGATGTCGGCAAGCCAGTTCGAGCGCTGGCGGCACACCCATCTCACCGTGGACGTCGTCCCCGGCCGGGGCAGCGGCTTCTCCCTGGAGGCACCCGAGGGCGTGCGCTTCCTGATCCGCTCCCGCCTGCTCACCGACGCCGAACGCGCCGCCCTCGACAGCTGA
- the adh gene encoding aldehyde dehydrogenase: protein MTRYAAPGQPDALMAYEQRYDHWIGGEYVPPQRGRYFENPTPVTGQTFTEIARGTAEDVERALDAAHGAAPAWGRTSAAERANILNRIADRMEQNLERLAVAETWENGKPIRETLAADIPLAIDHFRYFAGAIRAQEGSLSEIDADTVAYHFHEPLGVVAQIIPWNFPILMAAWKLAPALAAGNAVVLKPAEQTPASIHYWMSLVADLLPPGVLNIVNGFGVEAGKPLASSARVAKVAFTGETTTGRLIMQYASENIKPVTLELGGKSPNIFFDDVSSADDEFFDKALEGFTMFALNQGEVCTCPSRALIQQGHYQRFLEAAVERTEKIVRGHPLDLATMVGAQASNDQLEKILSYLDIGRQEGAKVLTGGQRADLGGELSGGYYVEPTIFEGANHMRVFQEEIFGPVVSVTSFTDFDDAIKIANDTLYGLGAGVWTRDVNKAYRAGRAIQAGRVWTNCYHAYPAHAAFGGYKQSGIGRETHKMMLDHYQQTKNLLVSYSPAKLGFF, encoded by the coding sequence ATGACCCGTTACGCCGCGCCGGGACAGCCGGACGCCCTCATGGCGTACGAGCAGCGTTACGACCACTGGATCGGCGGGGAGTACGTCCCGCCGCAGCGCGGGCGGTACTTCGAGAACCCCACGCCGGTGACCGGTCAGACCTTCACCGAGATCGCGCGCGGCACGGCCGAGGACGTCGAGCGCGCCCTGGACGCCGCGCACGGCGCCGCCCCCGCCTGGGGACGCACGTCCGCGGCCGAGCGGGCGAACATCCTCAACCGGATCGCCGACCGCATGGAGCAGAACCTGGAGCGGCTCGCCGTCGCCGAGACCTGGGAGAACGGCAAGCCGATCCGGGAGACGCTGGCCGCCGACATCCCGCTGGCCATCGACCACTTCCGCTACTTCGCGGGGGCGATCAGGGCCCAGGAGGGCAGCCTGTCGGAGATCGACGCGGACACCGTCGCCTACCACTTCCACGAGCCGCTCGGCGTCGTCGCGCAGATCATCCCCTGGAACTTCCCGATCCTGATGGCCGCCTGGAAGCTCGCGCCCGCGCTGGCCGCCGGCAACGCCGTGGTCCTCAAGCCGGCCGAGCAGACCCCCGCGTCGATCCACTACTGGATGAGCCTGGTCGCCGACCTCCTCCCGCCGGGTGTCCTCAACATCGTCAACGGGTTCGGCGTCGAGGCGGGCAAGCCGCTGGCCTCCAGCGCGCGGGTCGCGAAGGTGGCCTTCACCGGGGAGACCACCACCGGGCGGCTGATCATGCAGTACGCCAGCGAGAACATCAAGCCGGTCACGCTGGAGCTCGGCGGCAAGAGCCCCAACATCTTCTTCGACGACGTGTCCTCCGCCGACGACGAGTTCTTCGACAAGGCGCTGGAGGGCTTCACGATGTTCGCGCTCAACCAGGGAGAGGTGTGCACCTGTCCCTCCCGGGCGCTCATCCAGCAGGGCCACTACCAGCGGTTCCTGGAGGCCGCGGTCGAGCGTACGGAGAAGATCGTGCGCGGGCACCCGCTGGACCTGGCCACGATGGTCGGCGCCCAGGCGTCCAACGACCAGCTGGAGAAGATTCTGTCCTACCTCGACATCGGCCGGCAGGAGGGCGCCAAGGTGCTCACCGGCGGGCAGCGCGCCGACCTCGGTGGCGAGCTGTCGGGCGGCTACTACGTCGAGCCGACGATCTTCGAGGGCGCCAACCACATGCGAGTGTTCCAGGAGGAGATCTTCGGACCGGTCGTCTCGGTGACCTCGTTCACCGACTTCGACGACGCCATCAAGATCGCCAATGACACGTTGTACGGCCTCGGGGCCGGTGTGTGGACCAGGGACGTCAACAAGGCGTACCGGGCCGGCCGGGCCATCCAGGCCGGGCGGGTCTGGACGAACTGCTACCACGCCTATCCCGCCCACGCCGCCTTCGGCGGCTACAAGCAGTCGGGCATCGGCAGGGAGACCCACAAGATGATGCTCGACCACTACCAGCAGACCAAGAACCTGCTGGTCAGCTACTCGCCCGCGAAGCTCGGCTTCTTCTGA
- a CDS encoding serine hydrolase domain-containing protein, with the protein MISESFSASRRDALRLLAGGAAAGLAAGLPASPASAAARTWSVTGSGATSLKPFDDTLKSFMQARTIPHASLAVARKGKLVLARGYNWTADTSFSAGPTSLFRIASLSKPITAAAVLKLVQDGQLSLTAKVAPLLGLSTAADPRLASVTVTHLLQHLGGWDSEVSGDPMFSDRTIAAKFGVPLPVTQAHIIQYVTGRKLDHAPGTTYAYSNYGYLLLQKVIEKASGVSYASYVQSKILTPLKIKRMTLGRTAKSLRKSGEVPYFSKYTGTSVIDTSGSVLPYPYGEFNLENMAAHGGWLATAVDLAKFTTLFDAAGVLTSASISKAFAKPSIGINSNGWYYGLGWQVRPVTGGRNTWHTGSLAGTSTLMVRRYDGLSWVVLFDQRDDASGLGYGDIDSLLHTAANSVKSWPTTDLFSTYGL; encoded by the coding sequence ATGATTTCGGAATCGTTTTCCGCCTCCCGTCGGGACGCGCTGCGCCTGCTGGCGGGCGGCGCCGCGGCCGGGCTCGCCGCCGGGCTGCCCGCGTCGCCCGCGAGCGCGGCGGCCCGCACGTGGAGTGTGACCGGCAGCGGCGCGACGTCGCTCAAGCCCTTCGACGACACGCTCAAGAGCTTCATGCAGGCGCGGACGATCCCGCACGCCTCCCTGGCCGTGGCCCGCAAGGGCAAGCTGGTGCTCGCCCGGGGCTACAACTGGACGGCGGACACCTCGTTCTCGGCCGGGCCCACCTCGTTGTTCCGCATCGCGAGCCTGAGCAAGCCGATCACCGCCGCGGCGGTGCTGAAGCTGGTGCAGGACGGCCAGCTCAGCCTCACGGCCAAGGTCGCGCCGCTGCTGGGGCTGAGCACGGCCGCCGACCCGCGCCTCGCCTCCGTCACCGTGACCCACCTGCTGCAGCACCTGGGCGGCTGGGACTCCGAGGTGTCGGGCGATCCGATGTTCAGCGACCGGACGATCGCGGCCAAGTTCGGCGTCCCGCTGCCGGTCACCCAGGCGCACATCATCCAGTACGTCACCGGCCGCAAGCTCGACCACGCGCCCGGGACGACGTACGCGTACTCGAACTACGGATACCTCCTCCTGCAGAAGGTCATCGAGAAGGCGAGCGGGGTCTCGTACGCGAGCTACGTTCAGAGCAAGATCCTGACGCCGCTCAAGATCAAGCGGATGACGCTCGGCAGGACGGCGAAGAGTCTCCGCAAATCGGGCGAGGTGCCGTACTTCTCGAAGTACACCGGCACGAGCGTGATCGACACCTCCGGCTCCGTGCTGCCCTACCCGTACGGCGAGTTCAACCTGGAGAACATGGCCGCCCACGGCGGCTGGCTCGCCACGGCCGTCGATCTGGCGAAGTTCACCACCCTCTTCGACGCGGCCGGCGTGCTGACCTCGGCGTCGATCTCCAAGGCGTTCGCCAAGCCGTCGATCGGGATCAACTCCAACGGCTGGTACTACGGCCTCGGCTGGCAGGTCCGCCCGGTCACCGGGGGCCGCAACACCTGGCACACGGGTTCCCTGGCCGGCACCTCCACCCTCATGGTGCGGCGCTACGACGGGCTGAGCTGGGTGGTGCTGTTCGACCAGCGCGACGACGCCTCGGGGCTCGGCTACGGGGACATCGACTCCCTTCTCCACACCGCCGCCAACTCGGTGAAGTCCTGGCCCACCACCGACCTCTTCTCCACGTACGGTCTGTAA
- a CDS encoding NAD(P)/FAD-dependent oxidoreductase, which yields MDDVWDLVVVGAGPAGSAAALRARQLDPGCRVLLLDRAAFPRDKPCGDGIAAHARQELALLGLPGLLDDHRPTPRLSVTSPGGAHVSAVVARPNHVVPRRVFDARLVEAARARGVEVRRHRVRTLTALGGHVVVDGHLVARTVVAADGANSAVRRLIGVPPSPERHTAIAVRGYADVPPDDDVQVIVMQSEAWPAYGWSFPVGDGTANVGYGLLLPRMRETGLPGREVLHGRLARLLPEMMESPPGEVRDLRAHHLPLSSGRPVPGAGRVLLAGDAASLINPLTGEGIYYALVSGRLAAEAAIGSPDAPLRAYRRGLRRALGRHLRTTDTLALAARSPGFIDAAIDVAARRTEVFDLLVDVGLGAGTVPPRLAAAVAVRWLRNLA from the coding sequence GTGGACGACGTCTGGGATCTGGTGGTCGTCGGCGCCGGGCCGGCGGGCTCTGCCGCCGCGCTGCGGGCCCGGCAGCTCGACCCCGGCTGCCGGGTGCTGCTGCTCGACCGGGCGGCCTTCCCGCGGGACAAGCCTTGCGGCGACGGCATCGCGGCGCACGCACGGCAGGAGCTCGCGCTGCTCGGGCTGCCCGGCCTGCTCGACGACCACCGGCCGACGCCGCGCCTGTCGGTGACGTCGCCCGGCGGCGCCCACGTCTCGGCCGTCGTCGCGCGGCCCAACCACGTGGTGCCCCGCCGGGTCTTCGACGCCCGGCTGGTCGAGGCGGCGCGGGCGCGCGGCGTGGAGGTGCGCCGCCACCGGGTGCGCACGCTGACCGCCCTCGGCGGGCACGTCGTGGTCGACGGTCACCTGGTCGCCCGGACGGTCGTCGCCGCCGACGGCGCCAACTCGGCCGTACGGCGGCTGATCGGGGTGCCGCCGAGCCCGGAGCGGCACACCGCCATCGCGGTGCGCGGGTACGCCGACGTGCCCCCGGACGACGACGTGCAGGTCATCGTCATGCAGAGCGAGGCGTGGCCGGCCTACGGCTGGTCGTTCCCCGTGGGCGACGGCACGGCCAACGTCGGCTACGGCCTGCTGCTGCCCCGCATGCGGGAGACCGGGCTGCCGGGCCGCGAGGTGCTGCACGGCCGGCTGGCCCGGCTGCTTCCCGAGATGATGGAGAGCCCGCCCGGCGAGGTGCGCGACCTGCGGGCCCACCACCTGCCGCTGTCGAGCGGGCGGCCGGTGCCGGGCGCGGGCCGGGTGCTGCTGGCCGGTGACGCGGCGAGCCTGATCAACCCGCTGACCGGCGAGGGCATCTACTACGCGCTGGTGTCGGGACGGCTCGCCGCCGAGGCGGCGATCGGGTCACCGGACGCCCCGCTGCGGGCCTACCGGCGCGGGCTGCGCCGGGCGCTCGGACGGCACCTGCGCACCACCGACACGCTCGCCCTGGCCGCCCGCTCCCCCGGGTTCATCGACGCGGCGATCGACGTCGCCGCCCGCCGCACCGAGGTGTTCGACCTGCTCGTCGACGTCGGGCTCGGAGCGGGCACCGTGCCGCCCCGCCTGGCCGCGGCGGTCGCCGTCCGATGGCTCAGGAACCTCGCCTGA